One stretch of Holophagaceae bacterium DNA includes these proteins:
- the pheS gene encoding phenylalanine--tRNA ligase subunit alpha, which yields MAEACERFPSALSACANLDALNRLKGAYTGREGSFSARLMESLKQAPKEQKRELGAVINGLKKTWEEALKARQGELETEKKQLDSTRNAWDPTLPPPMPPTGALHPLNRLMDRLVDVFRPLGYHVEEGPEVETEEHNFDGLNIPEDHPARGTADTFYLGQHPELLLRTHTSPVQVRVLKRLAPELETKGGIRFLAPGRVYRKDEIDPTHSPMFHQVEGMLVGKGIGMHHLKGTLAYAMKALFGPEADVRFRPSYFPFVEPGCEMDVHCPLCGGSGCRVCKGSGWVEILGAGLIHPNVLRIAGIDPEIWSGFAFGMGVERTAMMVSQTPDLRLFFENDQRFLKAMGGLD from the coding sequence ATGGCCGAAGCGTGCGAGCGCTTTCCTTCGGCCCTTTCGGCCTGTGCGAACCTGGATGCGCTGAACCGGCTCAAGGGCGCCTACACCGGCCGTGAAGGGAGCTTCTCGGCGCGGCTGATGGAATCCCTGAAACAGGCGCCGAAGGAGCAGAAGCGGGAACTGGGCGCCGTCATCAACGGCCTCAAGAAAACCTGGGAGGAAGCCCTGAAGGCCAGGCAGGGCGAGCTGGAAACCGAAAAAAAGCAGCTTGATTCCACCAGGAACGCCTGGGATCCGACCCTGCCGCCCCCCATGCCGCCGACCGGGGCGCTGCATCCCCTGAACCGCCTCATGGACCGGCTGGTGGACGTGTTCCGCCCCCTCGGATACCACGTGGAGGAAGGCCCCGAAGTGGAGACCGAGGAACACAATTTCGACGGCCTCAATATTCCGGAGGACCACCCAGCGAGGGGCACCGCGGACACGTTCTACCTGGGGCAGCATCCGGAACTGCTGCTGCGCACCCATACGAGCCCCGTTCAGGTGCGTGTGCTCAAACGCCTGGCACCGGAGCTGGAGACGAAGGGCGGCATCCGGTTTCTCGCGCCAGGGCGGGTCTACCGCAAAGACGAGATTGACCCGACCCACTCGCCCATGTTCCATCAGGTCGAGGGGATGCTCGTGGGCAAGGGCATCGGCATGCACCACCTGAAGGGCACCCTGGCCTACGCCATGAAGGCGCTCTTCGGTCCGGAGGCCGATGTGCGGTTCAGGCCCTCCTACTTTCCCTTTGTGGAGCCCGGCTGCGAGATGGACGTGCATTGCCCGCTCTGCGGCGGCTCCGGCTGCCGCGTGTGCAAGGGCAGCGGATGGGTGGAGATCCTGGGCGCGGGCCTCATCCATCCCAATGTGCTGCGCATCGCGGGGATCGATCCGGAGATCTGGAGCGGCTTCGCGTTCGGCATGGGCGTGGAGCGGACCGCCATGATGGTGAGCCAGACACCGGATCTGCGGCTCTTCTTCGAGAACGACCAACGATTCCTCAAGGCCATGGGAGGACTGGACTGA
- the rplT gene encoding 50S ribosomal protein L20 codes for MTRVKRGFKRVQRRKRMLKFAKGFYGAKSRLYRSAKEAVEKALGYGYRDRKVKKRDFRKLWIVRISAACGQNGISYSKFMGGLKKANVDLDRKILADLAVRNPEAFTKLVATAKG; via the coding sequence ATGACACGCGTCAAACGTGGTTTTAAACGAGTCCAGCGCCGCAAGCGCATGCTCAAGTTCGCCAAAGGCTTCTACGGCGCCAAGTCCCGCCTGTACCGCTCCGCCAAGGAAGCGGTCGAAAAGGCCCTGGGCTACGGCTACCGCGACCGCAAGGTGAAGAAGCGCGACTTCCGCAAGCTCTGGATCGTCCGCATCAGCGCCGCCTGCGGCCAGAACGGAATTTCCTATTCCAAGTTCATGGGCGGCCTCAAGAAGGCGAACGTGGACCTGGATCGCAAGATCCTGGCGGATCTCGCGGTGCGCAATCCCGAGGCGTTTACCAAGCTCGTGGCCACGGCCAAGGGCTGA